One genomic segment of bacterium includes these proteins:
- a CDS encoding Rrf2 family transcriptional regulator: MSFGISLVNAKLDYALRAVVDLAMQSHNNASQSREIAARQKIPGPYLDQILAELKRAGIVRSVRGAGGGYLLNRSPALLSVGEVLRAFTGSDPADLDDINTDSFDPSATSVVTKFRVRLERSVAHLLETTYISDFVNEKLRYEDTQSFMPNL; encoded by the coding sequence GGTATCTCACTTGTCAATGCGAAGTTAGATTACGCTCTAAGAGCCGTTGTGGACTTAGCTATGCAATCACACAATAATGCTAGCCAGAGCCGCGAGATTGCTGCTCGCCAAAAAATACCTGGTCCTTACTTAGACCAGATACTAGCCGAACTTAAACGTGCCGGTATCGTGCGAAGCGTCAGGGGCGCAGGTGGTGGGTATCTGCTCAACCGAAGCCCTGCCTTATTGAGCGTTGGTGAAGTGCTGCGCGCATTCACCGGAAGCGATCCCGCCGATTTGGATGATATCAATACAGACTCCTTCGACCCCAGTGCAACTTCAGTAGTTACTAAATTCCGCGTTCGTCTGGAACGATCAGTCGCTCATTTGTTGGAAACGACTTATATTTCCGATTTTGTGAATGAGAAATTGCGCTATGAAGACACCCAGAGCTTCATGCCAAACCTTTAA